From Streptomyces sp. Edi4, one genomic window encodes:
- a CDS encoding DUF3618 domain-containing protein, whose translation MTDTPHGELGSPGPEELREQVERTRQDLGRTVEALAAKTDVKARARDKAAEVRERAEAKAHELKAKTADVAHHVQDTVQGKVAHPVKDKAAHAAGAARDKAVRTWQDKTPDAVPGAVPETVWHTAAGTGRGIRDPRALLLAAGGVAAVVWLVCRRGKG comes from the coding sequence ATGACCGACACACCCCACGGAGAGCTGGGCTCTCCCGGCCCCGAGGAACTGCGCGAGCAGGTCGAACGCACCCGCCAGGACCTGGGGCGTACGGTCGAGGCGCTGGCGGCCAAGACCGATGTCAAGGCACGCGCCCGTGACAAGGCCGCCGAAGTGCGAGAACGCGCCGAGGCCAAGGCGCACGAGCTGAAGGCCAAGACCGCGGACGTCGCCCACCACGTGCAGGACACGGTGCAGGGCAAGGTCGCCCACCCCGTCAAGGACAAGGCCGCCCACGCCGCCGGCGCGGCCCGGGACAAGGCGGTGCGCACCTGGCAGGACAAGACGCCCGATGCGGTCCCGGGCGCCGTCCCCGAAACGGTGTGGCACACCGCGGCGGGCACCGGGCGCGGGATCCGGGATCCGAGGGCCCTGCTCCTCGCGGCGGGCGGTGTGGCCGCCGTGGTGTGGCTGGTCTGCCGCCGGGGGAAGGGATGA
- a CDS encoding DUF4235 domain-containing protein, producing MKVSKILYKPVGLGLGVVGGMLAGIVFKQTWKRLAHDDDAPDATDEDRGWREVLLAAMLQGAIYAAVKATVDRAGATATRRLTGTWPG from the coding sequence GTGAAAGTGTCGAAGATCCTTTACAAGCCGGTCGGGCTCGGTCTCGGCGTCGTCGGCGGAATGCTCGCCGGGATCGTGTTCAAGCAGACGTGGAAGCGGCTCGCTCATGACGACGACGCACCCGATGCCACCGACGAGGACCGGGGCTGGCGCGAGGTGCTGCTCGCCGCCATGTTGCAGGGCGCGATCTACGCCGCCGTCAAGGCCACCGTCGACCGGGCCGGCGCCACCGCGACCCGGCGCCTGACCGGGACCTGGCCGGGCTGA
- a CDS encoding collagenase, whose protein sequence is MNTRTEGLRRSLTGFLILALALCMGIAMMAQPSRAVAAGSQKPAGPSGKATAASGSAAKSAPPLVGSTANVSDRSDARHTPLDAAHLPPKQPVTSPAQQKAKSRAVKGAAASCTPGDFGSRSGAALVSFVQASTTDCVNTLFGVTGTDAHNIFQEPSMVAVAGALQNTARTYPGDNSTNVWQLVLFLRAGYYVQSNNASDVGPYGAALAGASEAALDTFIASPHFMDVSAANGDIMGEVIVLTDSANEQARYLNTYKKVLTSYTSSWDTYWSMDTAVNDVFTPLFRGHWNPAYIAAVTADPGIVDTLNSFVLGHLAKLNDSWFYLESNAGTELARFLDTPALQAKVRPLAKGLLGSSAITGPTAPLWVGVAAMTDANDKAQCSYYGTCDFINQLTAAALPITYNCDADHTFRAQSLSDAALAAACTSVKGQDAYFHSIVKDSGPVANDHNTNIQIVTFASPKDYQTYSGWIFGNSTNNGGEYLEGDPSDPANQARFLSYVKSVGDGFPGDIWNLNHEYTHYLDGRYDMAGDFNAGQDVPDIWWIEGFAEYVSYSYRNLPDTEAIADAAQHTYALSTLWQSSYTNSDQTRTYPWGYLATRYMVEKHPADVQNMLAKFRAGDYAGAYALYATGIGTRYDADFNTWLDACAAGACGGTASGPTAAFDATVAQLTVSLTDKSTDAAGTITQRAWDFGDGTTSTATNPSKTYKAPGTYTVTLTVTDVKGLTNTATKSVVVTGALPTCTDPDTRVMGQNCSRSGLAAQKGDLDYLFLYLPAGKVTLKVTTTGGTGNADLYYNTSTWATNSAYTARSTKSGNAETITVTNKTAGYRYISLYGKTAFSGVTVTTAY, encoded by the coding sequence GTGAACACCCGAACAGAAGGACTGAGACGAAGTCTCACCGGTTTTCTGATACTTGCCCTCGCACTCTGCATGGGCATCGCCATGATGGCGCAGCCGAGCCGCGCCGTCGCCGCCGGCTCCCAGAAGCCCGCAGGGCCGTCCGGCAAGGCCACCGCCGCGAGCGGGTCCGCCGCCAAGTCCGCGCCGCCACTTGTGGGTTCGACCGCCAATGTGTCCGACCGTTCCGATGCGCGGCACACCCCGCTGGACGCCGCGCACCTGCCGCCGAAGCAGCCCGTGACCTCCCCCGCACAGCAGAAGGCGAAGAGCAGAGCCGTCAAGGGCGCGGCGGCGTCCTGTACGCCGGGTGACTTCGGCAGCCGCAGCGGAGCGGCGCTCGTGAGCTTCGTCCAGGCTTCCACGACGGACTGCGTCAACACCCTGTTCGGTGTGACCGGGACCGACGCGCACAACATCTTCCAAGAGCCCAGCATGGTGGCCGTCGCGGGCGCGCTCCAGAACACGGCGCGGACCTACCCCGGTGACAACTCCACCAACGTGTGGCAGCTCGTGCTGTTCCTGCGCGCCGGCTACTACGTGCAGTCCAACAACGCCTCCGACGTGGGTCCCTACGGAGCGGCGCTCGCCGGCGCCAGCGAGGCGGCCCTGGACACCTTCATCGCGTCCCCGCACTTCATGGACGTCAGCGCGGCCAACGGCGACATCATGGGCGAGGTCATCGTCCTCACCGACAGCGCCAACGAGCAGGCCCGCTACCTGAACACCTACAAGAAGGTGCTCACCTCCTACACCAGCTCCTGGGACACCTACTGGAGCATGGACACCGCCGTCAACGACGTGTTCACACCGCTGTTCCGAGGCCACTGGAACCCTGCCTACATCGCGGCCGTGACGGCCGACCCGGGCATCGTCGACACCCTGAACTCCTTCGTGCTGGGCCACCTCGCCAAGCTCAACGACTCCTGGTTCTACCTGGAGTCCAACGCCGGCACCGAACTCGCGCGCTTCCTCGACACCCCCGCCCTCCAGGCGAAGGTGCGCCCGCTGGCCAAGGGCCTTCTCGGGTCCTCCGCCATCACCGGCCCGACCGCGCCCCTGTGGGTCGGCGTGGCGGCGATGACCGACGCCAACGACAAGGCGCAGTGCTCCTACTACGGCACATGTGACTTCATCAACCAGCTCACCGCGGCCGCGCTGCCGATCACGTACAACTGCGACGCCGACCACACCTTCCGCGCCCAGTCCCTGAGCGACGCCGCCCTCGCCGCGGCCTGCACCAGCGTCAAGGGCCAGGACGCGTACTTCCACAGCATCGTCAAGGACAGCGGTCCGGTGGCGAACGACCACAACACCAACATCCAGATCGTCACGTTCGCCAGCCCCAAGGACTACCAGACGTACTCCGGCTGGATCTTCGGCAACAGCACCAACAACGGCGGCGAGTACCTGGAGGGCGACCCGTCCGACCCGGCCAACCAGGCACGTTTCCTGTCCTACGTGAAGAGCGTGGGCGACGGTTTCCCCGGCGACATCTGGAACCTCAACCACGAGTACACGCACTACCTCGACGGCCGCTACGACATGGCGGGTGACTTCAACGCCGGCCAGGACGTCCCGGACATCTGGTGGATCGAGGGCTTCGCGGAGTACGTCTCCTACAGCTACCGCAACCTGCCCGACACCGAGGCCATCGCCGACGCCGCCCAGCACACCTACGCGCTGAGCACCCTGTGGCAGAGCTCGTACACCAACTCCGACCAGACCCGCACCTACCCGTGGGGCTACCTGGCCACCCGGTACATGGTCGAGAAGCACCCGGCCGACGTGCAGAACATGCTCGCCAAGTTCCGCGCCGGTGACTACGCGGGGGCGTACGCGCTCTACGCGACCGGCATCGGCACGCGGTACGACGCGGACTTCAACACCTGGCTTGACGCCTGCGCCGCCGGCGCCTGCGGCGGGACGGCCAGTGGCCCCACCGCGGCCTTCGACGCCACCGTCGCCCAGCTCACCGTCAGCCTGACCGACAAGTCCACCGACGCCGCCGGCACCATCACCCAGCGCGCCTGGGACTTCGGCGACGGCACCACCTCCACCGCCACCAACCCCTCCAAGACCTACAAGGCGCCCGGCACCTACACCGTCACCCTGACCGTCACCGACGTCAAGGGCCTGACCAACACGGCCACCAAGTCGGTCGTCGTCACCGGCGCCCTGCCCACCTGCACCGACCCCGACACCCGTGTCATGGGCCAGAACTGCTCGCGCTCGGGCCTCGCGGCCCAGAAGGGCGACCTGGACTACCTGTTCCTGTACCTGCCCGCCGGAAAGGTCACCCTGAAGGTCACCACGACCGGCGGCACCGGGAACGCCGACCTCTACTACAACACCAGCACCTGGGCGACGAACTCGGCCTACACCGCGCGCTCCACGAAGTCCGGCAACGCCGAGACCATCACCGTGACCAACAAGACGGCGGGCTACCGCTACATCAGCCTCTACGGGAAGACCGCGTTCAGCGGGGTGACAGTCACCACGGCCTACTGA
- a CDS encoding class I SAM-dependent methyltransferase translates to MNREQISRIAHTHHPIAAPVDDDAVRRLLDEAISREDARVLDLGCGGAEWLLRALAARPRLRAVGVDTSEPALTRAREEARGRGVDARLTLHQQDAARFTSADPFDLVLNVGAGHAHGGLLPTLAAARAHLAPGGRVLVGDGFWERAPSPEAVDMLGELSDLPTTLDAVVADGWTPVGAHISTRGELDAYEWSWTGSLASWALDHPHDPDSARALETAATHRTEWLRGYRDSFGFVCLVLRPTP, encoded by the coding sequence ATGAACCGTGAACAGATCTCCCGCATCGCCCACACGCACCACCCGATCGCGGCCCCCGTCGACGACGACGCGGTCCGCCGCCTCCTCGATGAGGCCATCTCGCGCGAGGACGCCCGCGTACTCGACCTCGGCTGCGGCGGCGCCGAGTGGCTGCTGCGCGCGCTGGCCGCCCGCCCGCGCCTGCGGGCCGTGGGCGTGGACACCTCCGAGCCCGCCCTGACCCGCGCCCGCGAGGAGGCCCGGGGCCGGGGTGTGGACGCACGTCTGACCCTCCACCAGCAGGACGCCGCCCGATTCACCTCGGCCGACCCCTTCGACCTGGTGCTCAACGTCGGCGCCGGGCACGCCCACGGGGGCCTGCTCCCCACCCTCGCGGCGGCCCGCGCGCATCTGGCGCCCGGCGGGCGCGTGCTGGTCGGCGACGGATTCTGGGAGCGCGCCCCCTCCCCCGAAGCCGTCGACATGCTGGGCGAGTTGAGTGATCTGCCGACCACACTCGACGCCGTCGTCGCCGATGGCTGGACACCGGTGGGCGCCCACATCAGCACGCGCGGCGAGCTCGACGCCTACGAATGGTCCTGGACGGGCTCGCTCGCCTCCTGGGCCCTCGACCACCCGCACGACCCGGACAGCGCGCGGGCCCTGGAGACGGCGGCCACCCACCGCACCGAGTGGCTGCGCGGCTACCGGGACTCCTTCGGCTTCGTATGCCTGGTGCTGCGCCCCACGCCGTAG
- a CDS encoding WYL domain-containing protein — protein MARPTARVLTLLELLQSGGTRTVAELAGQLGVDERTVRRYVQHLLELDVPVISVRGRYGGYRLAPGYRMPPLMLNDEEALAVLLGLVAGRRAGLMTSTGVASETAAAKVRRVLPERLGRGLDAVLDSLAFTDPGAPAARAAPPDKPERPITPTGPGAQDPDPAGLPAPLSATHAAPPAAAPTAPRSDVLLPLADAVRHHRPVRLRYASATGRHSERTLHPYGLVTHAGRWYVTGADPAIGEDRMFRLDRVLDARTLPGSFAPPTGPGPGPAERVLTGLATAPYAHEVSLRIQGTAEQIRPCLPAALATLTPIPRAKGGEQDDQQAWFRAELRVERLDWLPAVLASLDRPFVIERPAELRALVVDFAERLARSARPPDDEGRS, from the coding sequence ATGGCCCGACCCACAGCCCGCGTGCTCACCCTGCTCGAACTCCTTCAGTCCGGCGGTACCCGGACGGTGGCCGAGCTCGCCGGTCAGCTCGGTGTCGACGAGCGCACGGTGCGGCGCTATGTCCAGCATCTGCTCGAACTCGACGTGCCCGTCATCTCGGTACGCGGCCGCTATGGCGGTTACCGCCTTGCCCCCGGATACCGGATGCCGCCGCTCATGCTGAACGACGAGGAAGCGCTCGCCGTCCTGCTGGGCCTGGTCGCCGGGCGGCGAGCGGGGCTGATGACGAGCACGGGTGTGGCGAGCGAGACGGCGGCGGCGAAGGTACGGCGTGTGCTGCCCGAGCGGCTGGGCCGGGGACTCGACGCCGTCCTCGACTCGCTGGCATTCACCGACCCCGGCGCCCCGGCAGCCCGGGCTGCCCCGCCGGACAAGCCCGAGCGGCCCATCACGCCCACCGGACCTGGGGCGCAGGACCCCGATCCCGCGGGCCTCCCCGCTCCCCTCTCCGCCACCCATGCGGCCCCGCCCGCCGCCGCTCCCACCGCTCCCCGCAGCGACGTTCTGCTCCCGCTCGCCGACGCCGTACGCCACCACCGGCCGGTCCGCCTGCGGTACGCCTCCGCCACCGGCCGGCACAGTGAACGCACCCTGCACCCGTACGGCCTGGTCACCCATGCCGGCAGGTGGTATGTCACCGGCGCCGACCCCGCGATCGGTGAGGACCGGATGTTCCGGCTCGACCGTGTTCTAGACGCCCGCACCCTGCCCGGATCGTTCGCGCCGCCCACCGGGCCCGGCCCCGGTCCCGCCGAACGTGTCCTGACCGGGCTTGCCACGGCTCCGTACGCACACGAGGTGAGCCTGCGGATCCAGGGGACGGCCGAGCAGATCCGGCCCTGTCTGCCGGCCGCCCTCGCGACGCTCACCCCCATCCCCAGAGCCAAAGGCGGGGAACAGGACGATCAACAGGCTTGGTTCCGTGCCGAGTTGAGAGTCGAACGCCTCGACTGGCTGCCCGCCGTGCTCGCGTCCCTCGACCGGCCGTTCGTCATCGAGCGGCCCGCCGAACTCCGCGCCCTGGTCGTCGACTTCGCCGAGCGTCTGGCCCGTTCGGCGCGGCCGCCGGACGACGAGGGCCGCTCCTGA
- a CDS encoding VOC family protein yields MDFVSIRVITDDIARLVGFYERATGVGARWATDDFAELRTATATLAIGSTRTVAMFAPGAARPADNRSVILEFRVRDVDALHRNLVDAGCAAQFVQEPTTMPWGNRSLLLRDPDGHLVNFFTPVTEEAIARLGA; encoded by the coding sequence ATGGACTTCGTCTCGATCCGTGTCATCACCGACGACATCGCCCGCCTCGTCGGCTTCTACGAGCGCGCGACCGGGGTGGGAGCCCGCTGGGCGACCGACGACTTCGCCGAGCTCAGGACCGCCACGGCCACCCTGGCGATCGGCAGCACCCGTACGGTCGCGATGTTCGCGCCCGGCGCGGCGCGCCCCGCCGACAACCGGAGCGTCATCCTGGAGTTCCGCGTGCGGGACGTGGACGCGTTGCACCGGAATCTGGTGGACGCGGGCTGCGCGGCGCAGTTCGTGCAGGAGCCCACCACGATGCCGTGGGGCAACCGCTCACTGCTGCTGCGCGACCCCGACGGCCACCTCGTCAACTTCTTCACGCCGGTCACCGAGGAGGCGATCGCACGGCTCGGGGCGTGA
- a CDS encoding protein-tyrosine phosphatase family protein, with amino-acid sequence MHASWDPAAPGVLLLPSGRLVRGRGLRHPLPAGPRPEFALHLLGRRPGPVDWGSQWLRWPDFWLPSDRTGFASALSALLARAGNERVEVACGGGVGRTGTALACLAVLDGVPAREAVTFVRERYDRRAVETPWQRRLVANWEPTTA; translated from the coding sequence ATGCACGCTTCCTGGGATCCGGCCGCGCCCGGCGTGCTCCTGCTGCCGTCGGGGCGGCTGGTGCGCGGCAGAGGCCTGCGCCACCCACTTCCCGCCGGGCCACGGCCCGAGTTCGCACTCCACCTTCTTGGCCGCCGCCCGGGCCCCGTCGACTGGGGCAGCCAGTGGTTGCGCTGGCCCGACTTCTGGCTGCCGTCCGACCGGACCGGCTTCGCCTCGGCCCTGAGCGCGCTGCTGGCCCGCGCCGGGAACGAGCGGGTGGAGGTGGCCTGCGGGGGCGGCGTGGGCCGTACCGGCACCGCCTTGGCCTGCCTCGCCGTCCTGGACGGCGTCCCCGCCCGAGAGGCAGTCACGTTCGTACGGGAACGTTACGACCGCCGCGCGGTCGAAACCCCCTGGCAGCGGCGCCTCGTGGCGAACTGGGAGCCGACCACCGCCTGA
- a CDS encoding serine hydrolase domain-containing protein, whose translation MTAPPPSPRTSATATASNSPFASPSSSGSSPSPSGSTSASNSPSASSDSGFAQLSPAVAARLDTAVKQVMREANVPGAMVSLSAPGKGDYVRAFGVADKATGAPIKTNMYMRIGSETKTFTVTALLQLVDQGKVHLDDPIGKYISGVPNGDKITLRQLAEMRSGLFNYSEDDGFVKALLSDPTKPFTPQQLLDYSFKHPVLSQPGKVFFYCNTNLILLGLVVEKQSGMPLHDYITQKVLKPAGLTHTSFPTDAAFPSPHAQGYTNQTLNGKVAVTTDWNPSWGWAAGAMISDLNDLKSWARVLATGTLLSRQTQAQRLKSVPTTIQGASYGLGIFNVQGWIGHNGSLPGYESLTMYLPEAKATLVVLINTDIVHDKHEPTTLLGRAITQIVTPAHVYNLPVTEPHASTSPSPSSK comes from the coding sequence GTGACGGCCCCGCCGCCCTCACCTCGCACATCGGCCACGGCGACCGCGTCGAACTCGCCGTTCGCTTCCCCGTCCTCCTCCGGCTCGTCCCCGTCCCCTTCCGGCTCGACGTCCGCGTCGAACTCGCCGTCGGCGTCCAGCGACTCCGGCTTCGCCCAGCTGAGTCCGGCCGTGGCCGCGCGCCTGGACACCGCCGTCAAGCAGGTCATGCGGGAAGCGAACGTCCCCGGCGCGATGGTGAGCCTTTCGGCGCCCGGCAAGGGTGACTACGTCCGCGCGTTCGGCGTCGCCGACAAGGCGACCGGCGCCCCCATCAAGACCAACATGTACATGCGCATCGGGAGCGAGACCAAGACCTTCACGGTCACCGCGCTGCTGCAACTCGTCGACCAGGGCAAGGTCCACCTGGACGACCCGATCGGCAAGTACATCTCCGGCGTGCCCAACGGGGACAAAATCACGCTCCGTCAACTCGCCGAGATGCGCAGCGGGTTGTTCAACTATTCGGAAGACGACGGCTTCGTGAAGGCGCTGCTCTCCGACCCGACCAAGCCGTTCACCCCGCAACAGCTGCTCGACTACTCCTTCAAGCACCCGGTGCTCTCGCAGCCGGGGAAGGTCTTCTTCTACTGCAACACCAACCTGATCCTGCTCGGCCTGGTCGTCGAGAAGCAGAGCGGCATGCCCCTGCACGACTACATCACGCAGAAGGTCCTGAAGCCGGCCGGCCTGACCCACACCAGCTTCCCGACCGACGCCGCCTTCCCCAGCCCGCACGCCCAGGGCTACACCAACCAGACCCTGAACGGAAAGGTCGCGGTGACCACCGACTGGAATCCGTCCTGGGGATGGGCGGCCGGCGCGATGATCTCCGACCTCAACGATCTGAAGAGCTGGGCGCGTGTGCTGGCGACCGGCACTCTGCTGTCCCGGCAGACGCAGGCGCAACGCCTCAAGTCGGTCCCGACGACCATCCAGGGCGCGTCCTACGGTCTGGGCATCTTCAACGTGCAGGGCTGGATCGGCCACAACGGCTCACTGCCCGGCTATGAGTCCTTGACCATGTACCTGCCCGAGGCGAAGGCCACGCTTGTCGTGCTGATCAACACCGACATCGTGCACGACAAGCACGAGCCGACCACGCTCCTCGGCCGGGCGATCACCCAGATCGTGACACCGGCCCATGTGTACAACCTGCCGGTGACGGAGCCCCACGCCTCCACATCGCCTTCGCCCTCGTCCAAATAG
- the argG gene encoding argininosuccinate synthase, translated as MSKVLTSLPAGERVGIAFSGGLDTSVAVAWMRDKGAVPCTYTADIGQYDEPDIASVPGRAQAYGAEIARLVDCRAALVEEGLAALACGAFHIRSGGRAYFNTTPLGRAVTGTLLVRAMLEDNVQIWGDGSTFKGNDIERFYRYGLLANPHLRIYKPWLDADFVTELGGRKEMSEWLLAHDLPYRDSTEKAYSTDANIWGATHEAKTLEHLDTGVETVDPIMGVRFWDPSVEIPTEDVTIGFAQGRPVTINGKEFASAVDLVMEANAIGGRHGLGMSDQIENRIIEAKSRGIYEAPGMALLHAAYERLVNAIHNEDTLAQYYNEGRRLGRLMYEGRWLDPQALMVRESLQRWVGSAVTGEVTLRLRRGEDYSILNTTGPAFSYHPDKLSMERTEDSAFGPVDRIGQLTMRNLDIADSRARLEQYAGLGIVGTAHPELIGAAQAAATGLIGAMPEGGAEVIASRGEVSGDDELLDRAAMESGTD; from the coding sequence ATGTCCAAGGTTCTCACCTCCCTGCCCGCCGGCGAGCGCGTCGGCATCGCTTTCTCCGGCGGCCTCGACACCTCCGTCGCGGTCGCGTGGATGCGCGACAAGGGCGCCGTCCCGTGCACGTACACCGCCGACATCGGCCAGTACGACGAGCCCGACATCGCGTCGGTGCCCGGTCGTGCGCAGGCCTACGGTGCCGAGATCGCGCGCCTGGTCGACTGCCGCGCCGCGCTGGTCGAGGAGGGCCTGGCCGCGCTCGCGTGCGGTGCGTTCCACATCCGCTCCGGCGGCCGTGCCTACTTCAACACCACGCCGCTCGGCCGCGCCGTCACCGGTACGCTCCTGGTCCGGGCGATGCTGGAGGACAACGTCCAGATCTGGGGCGACGGCTCGACCTTCAAGGGCAACGACATCGAGCGGTTCTACCGTTACGGTCTGCTCGCCAACCCGCACCTGCGGATCTACAAGCCCTGGCTGGACGCGGACTTCGTGACCGAACTCGGCGGCCGCAAGGAAATGTCGGAGTGGCTGCTCGCCCACGACCTGCCCTACCGCGACAGCACGGAGAAGGCGTACTCCACGGACGCCAACATCTGGGGCGCCACTCACGAGGCCAAGACCCTCGAGCACCTGGACACCGGTGTCGAGACGGTCGATCCGATCATGGGCGTACGGTTCTGGGACCCGTCGGTGGAGATCCCCACCGAGGACGTGACCATCGGCTTCGCGCAGGGCCGCCCTGTGACGATCAACGGCAAGGAGTTCGCCTCCGCCGTCGACCTGGTCATGGAGGCGAACGCCATCGGCGGCCGCCACGGCCTTGGCATGTCGGACCAGATCGAGAACCGGATCATCGAGGCGAAGAGCCGCGGCATCTACGAGGCGCCCGGCATGGCGCTGCTGCACGCCGCGTACGAGCGCCTGGTGAACGCGATTCACAACGAGGACACCCTCGCCCAGTACTACAACGAGGGCCGTCGGCTCGGCCGGCTCATGTACGAGGGCCGCTGGCTCGACCCGCAGGCGCTGATGGTCCGCGAGTCGCTGCAACGCTGGGTCGGTTCCGCCGTCACCGGCGAGGTGACCCTGCGGCTGCGGCGTGGCGAGGACTACTCGATCCTCAACACCACGGGCCCCGCCTTCAGTTACCACCCGGACAAGCTGTCGATGGAGCGTACGGAGGACTCCGCGTTCGGTCCGGTGGACCGGATCGGCCAGCTCACCATGCGCAACCTCGACATCGCCGACTCGCGTGCCCGCCTGGAGCAGTACGCGGGCCTGGGCATCGTGGGCACCGCCCACCCGGAGCTGATCGGCGCCGCGCAGGCGGCGGCGACCGGCCTCATCGGCGCCATGCCCGAGGGCGGAGCCGAGGTCATCGCGTCCCGTGGCGAGGTCTCGGGCGACGACGAGCTCCTTGACCGGGCGGCGATGGAGTCCGGCACCGACTGA
- a CDS encoding ROK family transcriptional regulator yields the protein MDEHSTSHCHPAPLAPKADKDTVRRHNLSLVLRAVHDESALSRAGAAARTGLTRAAVSSLVDQLIRSGFLTESGKSFSGQAGRPGTMLTPARTGRAGAGVEVNVDYVSVCVVDLAGTDRVRLTEHLDNRGAAPADVLARAAGIAVRALDSAAEQGLRPVGVELALPGLVSRGAVRQAPNLGWRQVEAEDLFSRALGALRPNSPAPAVTSDNEANLAALAELWFGEAAGRVDHFLYLSGEIGVGGAVVVSGDLLRGAHGFAGEIGHAVVDPDGPECRCGSRGCLEQYAGQLALLRSAGIAQDAGVPGVVELERRARAGDANALDALALAGRTLGIALSGAVNLLDPDAVVFGGIYRTLAPWLGPAAERELSRRAVSGLWLPESRRLRASSLAGDAARGAAARVVRRVIADPLAYG from the coding sequence ATGGACGAGCATTCGACTTCGCACTGCCACCCCGCCCCGCTGGCACCCAAGGCGGACAAGGACACCGTGCGCCGGCACAACCTCAGTCTGGTGTTGCGGGCCGTGCACGACGAAAGCGCTCTCAGCCGCGCCGGGGCCGCCGCTCGTACCGGCCTCACCAGGGCCGCTGTGTCTTCGCTCGTCGATCAGTTGATCCGCAGCGGGTTTCTGACCGAGTCGGGCAAGTCCTTCAGTGGGCAGGCGGGGCGACCGGGAACCATGCTTACCCCGGCGCGCACCGGAAGGGCCGGGGCGGGAGTCGAGGTCAATGTCGACTATGTCTCGGTGTGCGTGGTGGACCTCGCGGGGACCGACCGGGTACGTCTCACCGAGCATCTGGACAACCGGGGCGCAGCGCCGGCCGATGTACTGGCCCGGGCAGCCGGGATCGCCGTCCGCGCGCTGGACTCGGCCGCCGAGCAGGGCCTGCGCCCGGTCGGGGTGGAGCTGGCACTGCCGGGCCTTGTCTCCCGGGGCGCCGTACGCCAGGCGCCCAATCTGGGCTGGCGTCAGGTCGAGGCCGAGGACTTGTTCAGCCGGGCTCTGGGCGCGCTGCGCCCCAACTCCCCTGCCCCTGCGGTCACTTCGGACAACGAAGCCAATCTCGCGGCGCTGGCCGAGCTGTGGTTCGGTGAGGCGGCCGGGCGCGTGGATCACTTTCTCTACCTGAGCGGAGAGATCGGCGTGGGCGGGGCGGTCGTCGTCAGTGGCGACCTGTTGCGCGGCGCGCACGGTTTCGCCGGGGAGATCGGGCATGCCGTGGTGGACCCGGACGGTCCCGAGTGCCGGTGCGGCTCCCGTGGCTGCCTTGAGCAGTACGCGGGACAGCTCGCGCTGCTGCGGTCGGCGGGGATCGCGCAGGACGCGGGTGTGCCGGGCGTGGTCGAACTGGAACGCAGGGCGCGCGCGGGCGACGCGAACGCCCTCGACGCACTCGCCCTGGCCGGCCGGACCCTGGGCATCGCCCTGTCGGGCGCGGTCAACCTCCTCGACCCGGACGCGGTCGTATTCGGAGGCATCTATCGCACGCTCGCGCCCTGGCTCGGGCCGGCCGCGGAGCGGGAACTGTCCCGGCGAGCCGTGTCGGGCCTCTGGCTCCCCGAGAGCCGGCGCCTGCGGGCGTCGTCGCTCGCCGGGGACGCGGCGCGTGGGGCGGCGGCCCGCGTCGTGCGCCGAGTCATCGCGGACCCGCTCGCCTACGGATAG
- a CDS encoding DUF6445 family protein, producing MPPIRPALPVLPYRKPKLGRDYWVLDDVLPNIDEIRARCVAKDDWVEGYPYKAESWPGLRAMPGLMPAELARVERLVKASTGAKELWQATAPGGATLNHNCVQVVGAGESEPRPHTDSRALCRYAAVLYLSPRAPKDCGTSFYRQSLPGGVLGGNMVTAPHNNLVEALGTRFVPPDSFTEDVRVAHRYNRLLLYTANTMHSATGYCGSTIDDKRMTAVFFWMA from the coding sequence ATGCCCCCCATTCGTCCGGCGCTCCCGGTCCTTCCCTATCGCAAGCCCAAACTCGGCCGGGATTACTGGGTATTGGACGATGTGCTGCCCAACATCGATGAAATCAGGGCGCGTTGCGTGGCCAAGGATGACTGGGTCGAAGGGTATCCGTACAAGGCGGAGTCCTGGCCGGGGCTGCGCGCCATGCCCGGTCTGATGCCCGCCGAGCTGGCTCGGGTGGAGCGTCTGGTCAAGGCCAGCACGGGGGCCAAGGAGCTGTGGCAGGCGACGGCGCCCGGGGGTGCGACCCTCAACCACAACTGCGTCCAGGTCGTCGGTGCGGGCGAGAGCGAGCCCCGGCCCCACACCGACTCGCGTGCGCTGTGCCGTTACGCGGCGGTGCTCTACCTCAGCCCGCGCGCGCCCAAGGACTGCGGCACCAGTTTCTACCGGCAGAGCCTGCCCGGCGGGGTGCTCGGCGGCAACATGGTCACCGCACCCCACAACAACCTCGTCGAAGCGCTCGGAACGCGCTTCGTACCCCCGGATTCCTTCACTGAGGACGTACGGGTCGCGCACCGCTACAACCGGCTGCTGCTCTACACCGCCAACACCATGCACAGCGCGACCGGCTACTGCGGCAGCACCATCGACGACAAACGGATGACCGCCGTCTTCTTCTGGATGGCGTAG